AACACCTTTGCCAAACCTTTTCTTATTCCCTGACCCTGCCTCCCAAACTTGATGAAGTGGGTTGCTAAAACAACTTCCGCTCCATCTTTTCCCCCCAAGAGATCCTTCTTTATTTAATATTGCATTCAGAGGTGAAGCAAGGTCTTTGGAAAACTCTGAGAGTCTGAGTCCAAAACCTGATTTTGCCAGGTTCTGAGGACAGGCAGGGTTGGACAGCATCAAGGTTCAGTTCCCTTTTGTCCTCTTGAATGGGTGAGTAAGGTCCCTTTTAGTCATTCCCCTGGCTGAATGGAAACGAACGGACCACTTTCAAACTATTAACACTGGTGCAATTTTTTTGAGTTATTGCAAGCATAACGGTCTTTCCCTGGTTTTTCTCTAGCTCAGTGAGAAGTACGGACCCGTGTTCACCGTGCATTTTGGACGGTTACCTGTCGTGGTTCTCCATGGCTACGATGTCATAAAAGAAGCTCTGATTGACCACGCAGATGAGTTTGCACCCAGGGGACGCCTACCGTTTTTTGACAGAATCAGCAAAGGGCGAGGTAGGTTTTGCTGGTTGCTAGTCCTCATGGGAGGTGGGACCATCTCCTCCGCccagggggagggaaggggcacTGAGATTAAAAaagcaatgggggaaaaatcagctCACATGGAGGGCTGTTCAATGAGGTCTTTTAGCAGTCACAACCAGGGGGGTGAAGGCTGTTGGTCCCAATTTGGTTGCATTTGGTCAAATTCTACTTACATTTTCTCCTTGGCCTTGTTTCACATTGTGCTGTGAGATGCTGATCTTTATCCCATATTGGAATTcataaacactttttaaacatttccccCAAATTACATGTTCTTCCCATTGACTAAACTAATCTTTTTCActcatgttctttttaaaataattcagtctAAGACAGATAACATTTGAGTAAGACAATCGAATTGTGCAAACATAATGATCAGGTGGCAGAACCCAGATTGTAACATAAAGATCCACTGAAGTTGGAACTTATTCCACTGCTTTCCTCACGGAAAAGCGGCATCGGGCAAAACCGATGTCTTTTATCTCATCAAAGTATAGATCTTTTATGCCGCTGAGACCTTGAGCGTCCCTTTATGGCAGAAAGGTGGaacataaatttaataaatagaaCAGACATTTAATTGAGATTTGGAATGGATCTGGGGAATGACCGATTAACGTGGTTTTGTCTTTGATCATTCTGGAGATGTCTAGCACAGTAGGAGAGCAGGTTCTCCATAAAGCCAGTTTTAGGGAAATATTGCCTTACAAGATAAAAGGAGGGACCCTGTTGGCAAATAATATAGGAAATGGGATTCGGACATTCAGATCTGCATGCTTAGTGTGGTCTTTCTCCCTGGTTCCAGGGATTATCGCCAGCAatggggaaagatggaaggtgCTCCGGCGCTTTGCCCTCACCACCCTGCGCAACTTTGGGATGGGGAAGAAGAGCATCGAGGAGAGGATCCAGGAGGAAGCCCAGTATCTGCTGGAAAAGTTCCAGGACACAAAAGGTAGGTCAGGACCGTTGACCCCCCCTCAGTCATTTTCTTGAGAAGGGGCCTGCCTAAAACCTAGGAGATCAGTGCTGCTTTGAAAGGTTCTTTAAAGTCCTGTCGAAGCATCACTGATGCGCTGTGTCAGTCAgcaaccatgaaaaaaaaatggagagctATGTCTCCCTTCCCCTCTGAAGGAAAGCCAAGTAGACATTTTTCATTTATGTTCAATGGAATCTCCAAAGGGCCAGCCAGCCGGCCACCCACCCactgttcttgacaaatctttaCCTTTAGAAAGGAAAGAAGCTCTTCTCCATACAAGGTGTTTGTGGTCTGCTCTGTTTTGTTCTATCAAAGCATTCTTGAGGCACATTTCTATAAGCTGCACCTAAGCGTTTGTCTCCAGGCCTGTTTTTGGTTGTTATTGTCTTGTTTTTTGACATTTGTTAGAACATGCACACAATCtcattatatatacattttttcacCCATTCCTTCTGCCCTGCTGTTTTCTTACgtgttgtaaacagcccagagtggccttgtatacaagttgaaggaaggaaggaaggaaggaaggaaggaaggaaggaaggaaggaaggaaggaaggaaggaaggaaggaaggaaggaaggaaggaaggaaggaaggaaggaaggaaggaaggaaggaagaaagaaagaaagaaagaaagaaagaaagaaagaaagaaagaaagaaagaaagaaagaaagaaagaaagaaagaaactcttaTGTGTCTGTTGTCCCTGCTCTGTAGTGGCCCTTTTTTTTGAGCTCCTGGCTCTGAAAGAAACTCTGGCTTGGTTCTTGGTTCTGCTTGGCTCTGCGCAAGGTCCGGATGGGTTGCTCACATCTCAACTTGACTGCTGGTGAGGGCTTTCGTCTACAGTATGATTGTGTTCTGGTTCGGTGGCAATAGGAATTTCACAAGGAGAATTGTGACCCACCTCAAAAGGTCAGCTTGGATGTGGCCCTTGTTGACCGAGGTGACCACCGAAGGGGTATTTAACAAGTTAGACATTGCTGTTGGTGGTCAGTTGGGGTTTTCCTTCCCTGAGCCTTGGGGGACTCCACCGCTACCCACAAGGCACGGAGGGGGGCGTACACAGTTGACAGGGATGCTTCCTCATCATGTCCGGGTGCCGCCCCTGGGCCTATTGAGCCTTTCGTGGATAGTGCCCCACAGTGGccccatccctgctggctttgctGCCTCGGTTTGGAACAGCTCAAGAGTTCTGCCTGTCGTTGCTGTGAGCCCACACAAAGGCAGGCCATTCCGCTACTGACCTCCGGCAGGCGGTGTTGTTTTCCATCCCAGCTTTCTTTTATTCAGAAGCACTTGATGGGGCTTATGGTCATTGCAAGGGATAACAAAAGCAAACACAAGTAAGTCTGGCAATGGAATTGTTAAAAtatgacaacagcagcagcagcagcagcaacaacaataaaagtgTTAACTTTAATTCAGTCTGTAACTGATTCAAATTGTCAGAATAGTTCAAAGTGTGTGACCAGGATTGATTTTGGGGCATAAGCTGGAAACCATGCAAGCAGCGTGTGCAGCCTCTCGTGCGCGGGGTGTCCTTGGACTGGGCAGTCACTCACACCCTCAGCCACACACCTTGGCACAAGAGAGCCTGGAAAAAGCAAGCACCGCTTACACAGCTGCCCTTGTGTGCATGGCATTGTGTGTTAAGGTTCGGCCAGTTGTTTCACCATTTCCAGGGAGGAGCCAGCTCTGGTTTCTGGCTGGCTGGGCGAGGAGGCTAGTGGAGTCTTTTTGTTCTTCCAGGGAAGCCCTTTGACCCcatcttcctgctcagctgcgcTACGTCCAACATCATCTGCTCCATCGTCTTTGGTGCCCATTTTGATTACGATGACGAGAGGTTTCTAGCCCTCCTCAACACATTCAATGACAACTTCAAGATTGCTAGCTCTCCTTGGGGACAGGTAAGACCCTCGTCCACTTGGTCCATGAGGTGCTGTTGTGTGAACTTTTATTGGTCTTGTGCCTAGAGGGCTCCCCTGTGGGCCCACACATAGGTGGTCCTGagtgatggggaggggaggggctccTGCCCCCAAAGGGTTGGCGGTCTACCTGGACATCACGAGAAGAACGGCAGAGAGGAAGATGGGAGGGTCTTCTGTCAGAGGCCAAGGGTCTTCTGTTGCGATCCGACATCTCCAGCTGCCAGGCCCCTCAGAAAGGCCAGGCACGCGGGAAGAGGCCACCAAGTTCCCTGTCATGCAGGATTTGGGTTTTCACCACCAGGTTTTTGAATTTAAGGTATATTGGGTAGATCTGTGTGCTTTCCTGCTGCCCAAAGGAGACTTTCTGGATCTTCCTCCCCAGCCCCTTCCATGAGACCTAGAAAAGTCATAGCCATGCTTACGAGGGCCACCGAAATGGCCACAAAGCCACTGGACCTTGTTCGGCTTTGGGATGTTCCAGTCAGTTTCACTGAGCTGAAGCAGGTGCTCTCTTTGCCCACAAGCAccctggaggggaaaagggacgGTTGACACCAGTGACCGGGACGGGTCTCTTCTGCCTTGCCTTTCAGATGGCCAATCTCTTCCCATCTTTCATGGACCTCATTCCTGGGCCTCACCAGAGAGTAaccaaaaatgttgaaaaattaaAAGAGTTTGTTTCCCAAGCGGTGAAACAGCACAAGGAGACTCTGGATCCCAGCGCCACCCGGGATTTTATCGACTGCTTCCTTATTAGAATGGAGCAGGTAAGTTTAAAGGCAGAGCCCACGGTCCAAGGGAGTGAGAAGCTCGCCCGTGGGCTCACACGTTGGAGGGGAGCTCCTTGGTCTGAGGGGAAGCTAAGAGGGTTGGTCGTCAGTGGACCGAGTGCCCAGGGTGGGAGGCTGGCCCTGCAGCCTCGGTGGCACCACCAAACACTCGGAATACAGCCAAGCAGCCTTGGCACCAGGGAGGGAAATGCCAGGGGCTGGTGGGctaaacacacaaaacaaacaaactatatactagttatacacacacacacacacacacacacacacacacacatatacatacatatacatatacatataatcTATATATCCATTTCTAGATAAAATTAAAGAATATAAATAGAGAAACTATGATAAGAAACTGTTGGAAGAGGATAGGGGTAGAATGGAACAATTAATTACCGAGGGCGAAATagaggaaataataaataaattgaaggcAGGGAAAACACCTGGAACAGAATTAGGTCCACAATactatgaaatatattttttggttgttgtaggttttttgggctgtttggccgtgttctgaaggtttttcttccccaTTCTCTGGCCGGCAGATCCTTCAGAGGATCCCTCAgatacaaatactcaacaatcccattcactacaccagaacacagagagagttctagctcctgtcctctgaagatgctgactacctgattaggcatccttcagtctcgagagactatggtaatgtgcactgtatggaggacttgaagtgtcctctccagggcacgaagcctgggtaaaataatatggaggataggctgttacccaagcagcaaatcccccctctccacgtcgctgaaatagtacaacggaaaggcaagagccaatacaactggttccagcgatgtctcaggagttgccagaacgacacgaactgcctccgggactctggctttggattttgcctcgaggttaactcctgaagccttttccatcagtggatatagccacaaggcagtggaggtttgaaatcggagttttccttctcctagatgggctgctttccgaggctgacgagccccacctacccacctacagagactggcaaaatgttaggaagaaaaacctccagaatatggccaaacagcccaaaaaacctacaacaaccatcggatcccgaccattaaagcctttgagaatacatatatatttttatttgtttaaattattttttctcttaCGTAAACATCATTTGATTCCTGGTTTTGTCTTCTGTTGTCTGCAAGCCAGGTACtggtacatattttattttattttttattttatgggCTTCATTTGACAGGTTCCATGCTCCTTTTCTGCCAGTTTGAACCTCTCCTATTTATTAGATGGTTTcatataagagcctcgtggcgcagtggttaaaccgctgtactgcagctaaaactgtgctcacgacctggggttcaaatcccaggtagccggctcaaggttgactcagccttccatccttccgaggtcggtaaaatgagtacccagcttgctgggggggggggcaatgtgtagcctgtataattaaaattgtaaaccgcctggagagtgcttgtagcgctatggggcggtatagaagtccaataaataaataaataaatatattatatttttatcaaGCTCAGTTAAGTTGGTGGCACTGATTATGCCTCAtgtttcttcaggaaaaaaagaacggCGCATCAGAGTTCACCCCTGAAAACCTGGTGGCCTCCGTACTTGATTTGTTTGGAGCGGGAACAGAAACAACCAGCACGACCCTCAGATACGGGCTCTTGATTCTCCAGAAATACCCGGAGGTAGAAGGTAAAACAGACCCTTCAACTACCTGCTAGCATCTCAAGTACATTCCCTCCCCTCCGTGGTCTCCCCTTTCAGGTTCTCCATGTCTCATCACGGCCCCATAGAATTCCTGCCAGGGTGACTAAAGGCCACATTCTATGACAGGATTTTGGGTGATCATGGAAGTTAGCTTGGGTTCCAGTGGGTAAAGAATCACAGTAAATATGCAAGCCAAACCAGGAAGGATCCACCAGAACTGCCACCAGAAAAAGAGGTGGGAACTTGGAAGCTGTTGTGTTTTAGGCAAAAAGCTTTCTTCAGGGAAGCTAAATATTCAGAAATACTcatccagaatacagtggtgcctcgcttaacgagcacactgtttaacgacgaatctgcatagcgatgcggattttgcgatcgtttttacgatcgcattgcgatgatcggtaagcatttcgcttaccgattttcgcattgcgatgtttttttaaacagctgatcggcagttccaaaatggccacaagaagaaaatggccgcccgcagcgttttcgcgccctgccctcgcttaccgaggcagcgaaaatggcggccctatggaggattcccgcttagcggtgagtttaccccccattaaacggagtttaatgcgttcctatggggttttccattccgtttagcgatgtctCCGGATatcgacgtttttcctggaacagattaacgtcgctatgcggggcaccactgtatttgaagagaGCTCTGCTTCTAGGGTTCAAAAGCAGAGTGCATATATATACCATATacactcgagtataagcctagtttttagcacaatttttttgctgaaaaagcacctcCTCAGCTGGTACTCAAAATGACATGTTCTCCCCTGCGGTGTgggtgttctccggactcccccgctcatctacgggCCTGCAACATCTGCAGGTGTTCCGATGACCCGGGTCAAGTACACTGCATTTTTCAAACTTTGCAGGCAGACACCATGCTGGGAGGATAATAGCAGTCTAGGTCCAAATGAAGGAGCTGTAGATGAAAACTTTTTCCCCGGCAGTAGCCTGTCCCTACGTATTGCAAGGACCACTCTGAACAGAGGTCACAGTGAGGGCATCTTTGTTTACAAGCCCAGGGAAGCCCATTAACCCCCCCTTGCCTattttaccagtagctgctgcattttccaccctcagcttatattcgagtcaataagttttcccagttttttgtggcaaaattgggtgcctcagcttatatttgggccggcttatacttgagtatatatgGTATTTCCCCCTTCAATAAAAGTAGGCACCCAACTCCTCTGAAGAACACCTGTCATCTGAAATATGTTGTTGGGCCATGAAGAAATAATGGCCTGCATCTTGGGGTGATCAGAGAATAGAGCTGGAGAATGGAGACTCATCATCAGAAGAAGAAAGTCACATAGAGGAGGCCAAGCCACCCAATCCATCATCCAGCCTGTAGGGCAATCGGCCACCGGGCCAACCCTTCTGGCCAGATTTGAGGGCTTCCGTGGCATGTCGGGGCACTGGTGCTGAGCCTTTCCCATCCCTTTCCAGAGAAAGTGCATGAAGAGATTGACCGCGTGGTCGGCCGAGCCAGGGCACCATGCATAGCTGACCGCGGGCAGATGCCTTACACAGACGCCGTCATCCACGAAATCCAGAGGTTCATCTCTCTCGTCCCACTGAGTGTCCCCCACTCAGTGGTCAAAGACACCCCCTTCCGACAATTCGTCATCCCAAAGGTACCGGCTCTGCTTCTACTGCTTCTGTACTGCTAAGGCGACGGACGCAGCCCAGGGATACATGGATCTTGGCCAGGCTGAGGAGGATGAGtgtctcaaggagacactcattaggcccattaggaagaaacctagtttggcggcggacaaaactggcaattataggcccgtcgccaacgtttccttcttaagcaaggtggtcgagagggtggtggccgatcagcttcaagcgctctTGGACAAAAcggacgccctggatccatttcagtcgggcttcaggccgcgccatggtacagaaacggcattggtcgccctgtgtgatgacctgttgagggaggccgacaggggtaaagtgtccctgctggtcctcctcgatatctcagcggcctttgataccattgaccacggtatcctcctagggaggctctccgagctgggaataggtggcctggcccttgcctggctccgttccttcctggaggaccacccccagagagtacagcttggggagagggtcttggcccc
The Pogona vitticeps strain Pit_001003342236 chromosome 1, PviZW2.1, whole genome shotgun sequence genome window above contains:
- the LOC110091169 gene encoding cytochrome P450 2C18-like — protein: MEPLGTVTLFLGVCLSCLLLLAAVRSRTQGKGRRPPGPTPLPVVGNILQLKTSFLSKALEQLSEKYGPVFTVHFGRLPVVVLHGYDVIKEALIDHADEFAPRGRLPFFDRISKGRGIIASNGERWKVLRRFALTTLRNFGMGKKSIEERIQEEAQYLLEKFQDTKGKPFDPIFLLSCATSNIICSIVFGAHFDYDDERFLALLNTFNDNFKIASSPWGQMANLFPSFMDLIPGPHQRVTKNVEKLKEFVSQAVKQHKETLDPSATRDFIDCFLIRMEQEKKNGASEFTPENLVASVLDLFGAGTETTSTTLRYGLLILQKYPEVEEKVHEEIDRVVGRARAPCIADRGQMPYTDAVIHEIQRFISLVPLSVPHSVVKDTPFRQFVIPKGTIIFPVLTSALYDSKEFPNPTEFDPQHFLNKDGTFRKSDYFVPFSAGKRICAGEGLARMELFLFLVTILQHFKLKPLQDPKDIDISPLLSSTGNLPRPYRLCVLPR